In Achromobacter pestifer, the DNA window CTGCAGCGCCAGGTGCACGGACAGGTCCGACAGCGGCAGCTTGCTGTCATGCACGATGCGGCCCGCGTCCAGCGAGACGTTGGCGTCCATGTCGCGCCAGCGGTCGGTGCGGAACGCCTGCGTGGGCAGCACCTTGCCGCCCTTGGGCTTGGCCGGCGCGTCCTTGGCCTTGTCCGTTTCGGCGCCCGCGACCTTGCCCGACGGCACGCCGATCAGCGGCCCCAGGTCCGCCATGCGCAATTGCTTCGAGGAAAGCTTGCCGGTCAGCTTGGGCCGGGGCTGGCCCAGCGCGAAGGAAATGTCGCCATGCAGATCGCTGTTGCCCACCTTGCCGTTGAAGTCCTTGTAGTCGAACACTGCCCCGCCCGGATTGCGCAGCTTGGCCAACAGATGGCCGTCGGTGGAGTACGGCGGCGTGTCCGGCAAGGTGACGCCGGTCAGCGGGTACAGCTGCGCCATGGACGCGCCCGACAGCTTCAGGCGCAGGTCCAGCGAACCGAGATTGACCGGATCGGTCAAGGTGCCCGCGATCGAGGCCCGGGTGCCGCCTATGGCCACGTCGGCCTGCACCGGAAAGGGCTGCCTGGGGTCCTGCAGGGCCAGCATGCCGCCGACCTTGCCTTCGCCCTTGGTGGGCAGGCCCTTGTACTTGCCGTCCACCTTCCAGCCGAACACATAATCGCGCGGCGACGGCGCGGCGCCGCCCTCTTCCGCAGCGAAGGCCGCGCCGGCCACGTCCGCGAACGGCACCGGCTTGCCCAGCGGATCCACCAGCACGGTCAGATCCGCCTTGAGGACCTCGTCCACCAGCCCCACGCGGCCCTTGTCGAAGCCGATCTCGTTGATGTCCAGCACCCAGGGCGAAGGCTCGCCGGTTTCGGGCAGCGTGAACTCCCAGTTGGCGCTGCCGTCGGCCAGGCGCTCCAGGTCGGCGGCGGGTTCGGTCAGCTGGATGCGGCGGATGACGACGCGCTGACGCAGCAGCGGCAGGGGCGCCAGGCTGAATTCCCCGCGCTTGAGCGTCGCGAACTGCGGCGCCTTGGCCCAGGGCGTATTGCCCACTGATATATCGTTGGCGATGACGTGCGGCCATGGCACCCAGGCGCGCCAGCCGCCCTCGTCGGGCTCGCGCGCCCATTCGATGCTCAGGTCGCCGTTGATGGCGAACGGCCGACCGATCGCTGCGCTGGCCCGCTCGTTGATGAAGGGTTTGGCGCGATTCCAGTCAAAGGTGGCGATCACGACCACCAGTATCGCCACGAGGAGCGCTGCTCCCCCTACAATCCCGATCGCTATTTTTCTTGAGCGCGTCATGGTTATTATCCTTGGCATTGCGGCCGGCGTACCGCTGCCGGCTCCTGTTACCTCCAAGGGTATCGCGGCCCGCAGCCCTGTCCGGACCGGCCGGCCCCATAATGTGTGCGGATTTTTCCAGGCTCGGCGCCCCCTGCGAAGCCGCGCGGCACGCGTTGCCCGGGGTTTGCGCAGCATGACCCATGCCCGGCCCCGCAGTGGCCGGTTACAAAACGAAATGGCTCCGCGCCGCGAAATGTGACGCGAACGCCGGTATCCATCGAATTTTCGACGCCGGCGCCGCTCAAATGCTCAAACGACAGACCCCGGCCCTATCGGACCGGCTGGCAGAACAACCTGGAGGCCCGATGCGGCATTCGACCTTGATTTTCGTGGTGGCGGCATTTGCGCTGCTGACGCTGAGCCGCCTGGCGCTGGCCGCCTGGCAGTCCAAGCGCGTGCGCGACGCCGGGGGGTTGATCCCCCTGCTGCTGGGCGGGCTGCGCATCGATGCGCACCAGATCGCCGTACTGGCAGCGCTGCCGGCCGTGCTGTCGCCCTGGTTCGGCCACATCCCCCTGGCCGCCACGCTGGCCGGCTACTGGTATCTGGTCGCGTTCATCCTGCTGGCCTTCCTGGAAGTGGCCACCCCGCCCTTCATCCTGGAATACGACTCCCGCCCCAACCGCCTGTTCGTCGAATACCTGAAGCACCCGCGCGAAGTCTCCGGCATGCTCTGGCGCGGCTACAAGGGCGCGCTGGTGGGCGGCCTGGCCGTGGTGGGGCTCATCGGTTGGGGCGCCTACGGCCTGTTCGGCCACGCCCAGCCTGATGCGCAACTGAGCTGGTGGCAGATGCCGCTCGCCAGCCTGGCGATCATCGCAATCGCCGTTCTGGCCATACGCGGCACGCTGGGCCACCGCCCGATCAATCCGTCCTCGGTCGCCTACAGTTCGGACGGCATGCTGAACACACTGGCGCTGAATTCGCTCTACAACGTCTTCTACGCCGTCTACAGCATGAAGAACGAAAAGTCCGCCTCGGACGTGTATGGCGGCATGGACGACGACAAGATGCACGGACTGGTCCTGGCGCAGGCCGGCCTGCCCAACCCGCCCGCCAACCCGGACTACCCCAGCCTGCACCGCCAAATGGCCACCCGCAAGACGGCGCGGCCGCTGAACCTGGTGATCATCCTGGAGGAAAGCCTGGGCGCGCAGTATTGCGCCGGCCTGGGCGGCGCCGACCTGACGCCCGAACTGGACGCCCTGGCGCGTGAGGCCTGGACCTTCACCCGTGCCTATGCCACCGGCACCCGCTCGGTGCGCGGGCTGGAAGCAGTGGTCACGGGTTTTCTGCCCACTCCCGCCCAGGCGGTGCTGAAGCTGCCGCGCTCGCAGCGCGGTTTCTTCTCGCTGGCCGACCTGCTCGGACGCCATGGCTACCATTCGCGCTTCATCTACGGCGGCGAATCGCACTTCGACAATATGAAGGGCTTCTTCCTGGGCAACGGCTTCAAGCAGATCGTGGACCGCCCCGATTTCGTGGACCCGGCCTTCGTGGGAACCTGGGGCGCGTCGGATGAAGACATGTTCAACCAGCTGGACCGGCTGCTGCGCGAAGACGGCGACCAGCCCACCTTCACGCTGGCTTTCAGTGTGTCCAACCATTCGCCCTGGGAGTACCCGGCCGGCCGCATCCAGACCGACGGCAACCCCGCCACCGTGGAAAACACCGTGCGCTACGCCGACTGGGCGCTGGGCCGCTTCTTCGAACGCGCCAAGGCCTCTCCGTACTGGGAAAACACCGTGTTCCTGATAGCGGCGGACCACGATTCCCGCGTCTTCGGCGCCAGTCTGGTGCCCGTGCGCCACTTCCATATTCCTGCCGTGATCCTGGGCGCCGGCATCGAGCCGCGGCGCGACGACCGCCTGATCAGCCAGGTCGACCTGGCGCCGACCCTGCTGTCGCTGATAGGCGTGGACACCGAACATCCGATGATCGGCCATGACCTGACCCGCAGCACCCCGGGCCGGGCCATCATGCAGTACGACAACACCTATGGCTACCTGAAGGAAGACGAGCTGCTGGTGATGGCGCCCAACAAGACGCCGCTGCAATACCGCT includes these proteins:
- a CDS encoding LTA synthase family protein, which translates into the protein MRHSTLIFVVAAFALLTLSRLALAAWQSKRVRDAGGLIPLLLGGLRIDAHQIAVLAALPAVLSPWFGHIPLAATLAGYWYLVAFILLAFLEVATPPFILEYDSRPNRLFVEYLKHPREVSGMLWRGYKGALVGGLAVVGLIGWGAYGLFGHAQPDAQLSWWQMPLASLAIIAIAVLAIRGTLGHRPINPSSVAYSSDGMLNTLALNSLYNVFYAVYSMKNEKSASDVYGGMDDDKMHGLVLAQAGLPNPPANPDYPSLHRQMATRKTARPLNLVIILEESLGAQYCAGLGGADLTPELDALAREAWTFTRAYATGTRSVRGLEAVVTGFLPTPAQAVLKLPRSQRGFFSLADLLGRHGYHSRFIYGGESHFDNMKGFFLGNGFKQIVDRPDFVDPAFVGTWGASDEDMFNQLDRLLREDGDQPTFTLAFSVSNHSPWEYPAGRIQTDGNPATVENTVRYADWALGRFFERAKASPYWENTVFLIAADHDSRVFGASLVPVRHFHIPAVILGAGIEPRRDDRLISQVDLAPTLLSLIGVDTEHPMIGHDLTRSTPGRAIMQYDNTYGYLKEDELLVMAPNKTPLQYRYTAPEEYAPMPLNPDLAAEALAHALWPSWAYREGRYSLPGQAAESSASSEKPAA
- a CDS encoding AsmA family protein, with the protein product MTRSRKIAIGIVGGAALLVAILVVVIATFDWNRAKPFINERASAAIGRPFAINGDLSIEWAREPDEGGWRAWVPWPHVIANDISVGNTPWAKAPQFATLKRGEFSLAPLPLLRQRVVIRRIQLTEPAADLERLADGSANWEFTLPETGEPSPWVLDINEIGFDKGRVGLVDEVLKADLTVLVDPLGKPVPFADVAGAAFAAEEGGAAPSPRDYVFGWKVDGKYKGLPTKGEGKVGGMLALQDPRQPFPVQADVAIGGTRASIAGTLTDPVNLGSLDLRLKLSGASMAQLYPLTGVTLPDTPPYSTDGHLLAKLRNPGGAVFDYKDFNGKVGNSDLHGDISFALGQPRPKLTGKLSSKQLRMADLGPLIGVPSGKVAGAETDKAKDAPAKPKGGKVLPTQAFRTDRWRDMDANVSLDAGRIVHDSKLPLSDLSVHLALQDGKLALEPLRFGMAGGNINSTIRLDGSGSTLTGRVDVSARRLRLKQLFPSTAAMQKTLGELNGDMAVSGAGNSVAALLGTASGDVKMLVNDGVISRSLMEIAGLNVGNYVVSKLFGDDEVKINCGAADLEMKSGVMTPRVFVFDTENALISITGTADFKNEKLDMDITPSSKGFRIFSLRSPLYVRGTFGSPDVGVHVLPLAARGVGMVALGVLLTPAAGLLALVAPSTTDENACGPLLEQMRKPPKAPAPVSAKGK